The nucleotide window AGGAGCAGATCCTTTTCCGGTCGCGCGGGGATCTTCCGCTCCTCCTCGCTGCGTCGCTCCTCTTCGCTCGTCTTTTTTCCTGTCGCAGGCGAAGCTGGCGATGCCATCGCCCCCTTGCTCGCCGGAGCGACTTTGCCGGCGCTGCCAGAACTGCCGCTTGCGCCGCTAGTGGCGCTGCCGGCGTTGCTGCCAACCCCTCCTCCGGCGCCGCTCATCCCGCTGCTACCCGCCGTTCCGCTTCCCAAGCCGCCCCCTCCGGCGAGCCGTTGATCCAGTGCAAAGAGATCCTCAAAGGGACTGTCCGGCTGCACCTTCGGTTCTTTGGGCAGGGCATCCTTGATCGTGTGGATGTGGGGATCGATGTGCTCTTGAACCGCCATGGCGGCGTCGAGGAAGGTCTCCACCTTTTCGCGGCCATAGCGGATCTCATACTCACGGATGCGTTCCGCCGACGAGGCCATCGATTCGACCATCAGGCGGGACGTTCCCCCAAAGGCGGCGTTGTTTTTGAAAAAATCGCAGTGGGCCAGCACATGGGCGGCGACAAGTTCGTTCTGAATCGGCGTGTTGCCCTCCAGCAAAAAGGCGTAGCAGGGCGACGAGTTGATCACCAGTTCGTAAATGCGTGACAGGTTGTAGTCATAAGACATCTTCAGGCGATGAAAGCTCTTGCCGAACGACCAGTGGCTGAAGCGCGTCGGCATCCCATAGGCGCCGAATGTATAGAGCACATCGGCCGGCACCACCTCAAAACGCATATCGTAAAAGTCGAGGCCAAAATTCTTGGCGATCGCAATCAACTGGGGAATCGACCGGTTCAGGCGGTCCAATTCCGCTGTGATCTGCCCCTGTTCCACCGGCAGTCCTCCCTTCCCTACTATCTTCTCAACAGTCTATGGGGGGAGGCCGCTTTTTTTTCCAGCAAAAAAATAAACCGCCACAGACATCTGCAGCGGCTGGATCGTTCGGCGACTCCTCGAGTCAATGGAGGATCGGCGGCCCGCCTCCAGCGCCGGTTTGCCGGAAATGCTCCACGCCGCGGGCGATGGCGGCGTCGACGATCTCGCTGAGGCGAATCTGGCTGTCTTCAAAGGGAAAC belongs to Heliomicrobium gestii and includes:
- a CDS encoding SpoVR family protein; protein product: MEQGQITAELDRLNRSIPQLIAIAKNFGLDFYDMRFEVVPADVLYTFGAYGMPTRFSHWSFGKSFHRLKMSYDYNLSRIYELVINSSPCYAFLLEGNTPIQNELVAAHVLAHCDFFKNNAAFGGTSRLMVESMASSAERIREYEIRYGREKVETFLDAAMAVQEHIDPHIHTIKDALPKEPKVQPDSPFEDLFALDQRLAGGGGLGSGTAGSSGMSGAGGGVGSNAGSATSGASGSSGSAGKVAPASKGAMASPASPATGKKTSEEERRSEEERKIPARPEKDLLLFIMEYGRFLDDWQRDILTILREEMLYFWPQMRTKIMNEGWATYWHMRIMREMDMEEDDAWEFAKMHAQVTQPSRSSINPYFLGLKIFEDIEQRYGRDMIFEVREVDTDQSFIRNYLTKELVDSADLYLYKRVGNQWQIIEKNWEVIRDEMVNRMTNGGLPTLFVEDGDYNRAGELLVRHAYEGVELDIPYLEKTLPHLFTLWGRTAYIETVVDGKKIQFSYNGEKVQRKYL